From a single Streptomyces rubradiris genomic region:
- a CDS encoding ketopantoate reductase family protein: MTHPLSVAVLGPGGTGGLLAALLSRSGHRVLCLAGPETAEKLRRDGITVRSAQFGDFTAAVDADTELRTPVDVCLVTVKHTALDAALTRVPPAVLGDALLVPLLNGVEHPGLLRERYRPDRVAPAVIRVESTRVAPGVIEHGSPFTELDLAGDAVPRARLEALAALLTECGTTARVAGEESAALWAKMAFLAPFALLTTRYGVPLGTARTRHRPELEALVAETAAVGRACGAATDPVRALARYDAFPPAAKSSMQRDAEAGRPLELDAIGGALLRAAERHGVPVPVARRLVRELRAAGY, from the coding sequence ATGACGCATCCGCTCTCCGTGGCCGTCCTCGGCCCCGGCGGCACCGGCGGCCTGCTCGCCGCCCTGCTGTCCCGTTCCGGCCATCGCGTGCTCTGCCTCGCCGGGCCGGAAACGGCCGAAAAGCTGCGCCGCGACGGCATCACCGTCCGCAGTGCGCAGTTCGGCGACTTCACCGCCGCCGTCGACGCGGACACCGAACTGCGCACACCGGTCGACGTCTGCCTGGTCACCGTCAAGCACACAGCGCTCGACGCCGCCCTCACCCGGGTCCCGCCCGCCGTGCTCGGTGACGCCCTGCTCGTCCCACTGCTGAACGGCGTCGAACACCCCGGGCTCCTGCGCGAGCGCTACCGCCCCGACCGGGTCGCCCCGGCCGTGATCCGCGTGGAGTCCACCCGCGTCGCGCCCGGCGTGATCGAACACGGCAGCCCGTTCACGGAGCTGGACCTGGCCGGGGACGCCGTGCCCCGCGCCCGGCTGGAGGCACTGGCCGCGCTGCTCACGGAGTGCGGTACGACCGCCCGGGTGGCCGGGGAGGAGTCGGCGGCGCTGTGGGCCAAGATGGCCTTCCTCGCCCCGTTCGCACTGCTCACGACCCGGTACGGCGTCCCGCTCGGCACCGCCCGCACCCGGCACCGCCCGGAGCTGGAGGCGCTGGTCGCCGAGACGGCCGCGGTCGGCCGGGCCTGCGGCGCCGCCACCGACCCGGTGCGGGCCCTGGCCCGGTACGACGCCTTCCCGCCCGCCGCCAAGTCGTCCATGCAGCGCGACGCCGAGGCCGGCCGCCCGCTGGAGCTGGACGCCATCGGCGGCGCCCTGCTGCGGGCGGCCGAGCGGCACGGCGTGCCGGTGCCGGTGGCGCGGCGGCTGGTGCGGGAGCTGCGCGCGGCGGGATACTGA
- a CDS encoding DUF2277 domain-containing protein, with amino-acid sequence MCRSIKTLRPPVLPGEATDDDIRAAALQYVRKVSGFRTPAAHNREAFDAAVDAVARATAELLGALEVRGRAGPK; translated from the coding sequence ATGTGCCGGAGCATCAAGACGCTGCGCCCGCCCGTGCTGCCAGGTGAGGCCACGGACGACGACATCCGCGCGGCCGCGTTGCAGTACGTCCGAAAGGTTTCGGGTTTCAGGACCCCGGCCGCCCACAACCGCGAGGCCTTCGACGCGGCGGTGGACGCCGTGGCCCGCGCCACGGCGGAACTCCTGGGCGCGCTGGAGGTGCGGGGGCGTGCGGGTCCCAAGTGA
- a CDS encoding DoxX family protein, with amino-acid sequence MSARLDSAQPYVLGLFRIVIGLLFAVHGAASLFGVLGGAAGTGGTVAAGTWPGWYAAVIQLVAGGLVLLGLGTRGAALIASGSMAYAYFDVHQRLALWPIQNGGELSAMFCWSFLLLVFTGSGAFGLDRLLSRRPARDAAEEAEAAEQAPVAV; translated from the coding sequence ATGTCCGCTCGTCTCGATTCCGCTCAGCCCTATGTCCTGGGGCTCTTCCGCATCGTCATCGGCCTGCTCTTCGCCGTGCACGGTGCCGCTTCCCTGTTCGGCGTCCTCGGCGGCGCCGCCGGCACCGGCGGCACCGTCGCGGCCGGCACCTGGCCCGGCTGGTACGCGGCGGTGATCCAGCTCGTCGCCGGCGGCCTGGTCCTGCTCGGCCTCGGCACCCGCGGGGCCGCGCTGATCGCCTCCGGCTCCATGGCCTACGCCTACTTCGACGTCCACCAGCGGCTCGCGCTGTGGCCGATACAGAACGGCGGCGAGCTGTCGGCGATGTTCTGCTGGTCGTTCCTGCTGCTGGTCTTCACCGGCTCCGGCGCCTTCGGCCTGGACCGCCTCCTTTCCCGGCGCCCGGCGCGGGACGCGGCCGAGGAGGCCGAGGCGGCCGAGCAGGCCCCGGTGGCGGTCTGA
- a CDS encoding DedA family protein — protein sequence MWESVGSLAAGPWIYAVVAVSVLLDVFLPVLPSGVLVITAGTAAAAGTGAAAGQVAHEVPDILALILSAATASVLGDLVAYRLAWRGGERLDRAIARSRRLTSAQERLGDALARGGGALVVLARFAPAGRSVVSFCAGAAHRRARDFLPWSALAGLSWAAYSVALGYYGAQWLGATWLATGVSVAALFGAGAAAGFLMRRRPAS from the coding sequence GTGTGGGAAAGCGTGGGGTCGCTCGCGGCCGGGCCATGGATCTACGCCGTGGTGGCCGTCTCGGTCCTGCTTGATGTGTTCCTGCCGGTGCTGCCCAGCGGAGTGCTGGTCATCACGGCGGGTACGGCAGCGGCGGCGGGCACCGGCGCGGCGGCGGGCCAGGTCGCGCACGAGGTGCCGGACATCCTGGCCCTGATCCTGTCCGCCGCGACGGCCTCGGTCCTCGGCGACCTGGTGGCCTACCGCCTCGCCTGGCGCGGCGGCGAGCGGCTGGACCGGGCGATAGCCCGCTCCCGCAGGCTCACCTCCGCGCAGGAACGTCTCGGTGACGCCCTCGCCCGCGGCGGCGGCGCGCTGGTCGTCCTGGCCCGCTTCGCCCCCGCCGGCCGCTCGGTCGTCTCCTTCTGCGCCGGCGCCGCCCACCGCCGCGCCCGCGACTTCCTGCCCTGGTCCGCCCTTGCGGGCCTGTCCTGGGCCGCCTACAGCGTGGCCCTCGGCTACTACGGCGCCCAGTGGCTGGGCGCCACCTGGCTCGCCACGGGGGTGTCGGTGGCCGCGCTGTTCGGCGCGGGCGCGGCGGCGGGGTTCCTGATGAGGCGCAGGCCCGCTTCCTGA
- a CDS encoding HNH endonuclease family protein, whose protein sequence is MPTFYARRRTSILAALTGLIATVALFNSPSASAALPTPVSAATARGYLAQLTVATENRTGYSRDLFPHWITVSGTCNTRETVLKRDGENVVTDSSCASTSGSWYSPYDGATWTAASDLDIDHLVPLAEAWDSGASKWTTAQRQAFANDLTRPQLIAVTDNVNQAKGDQDPATWMPSRSAYVCTYVRAWVQVKYYYGLSVDSAEKSALTNYLASC, encoded by the coding sequence ATGCCCACGTTCTACGCGCGTCGACGGACGAGCATCCTGGCCGCCCTCACCGGCCTGATCGCCACCGTCGCCCTGTTCAACTCGCCGAGCGCCTCCGCCGCCCTGCCCACGCCGGTCAGCGCCGCCACCGCCCGGGGATACCTCGCCCAGCTCACCGTGGCCACGGAGAACCGCACCGGCTACAGCCGCGACCTGTTCCCGCACTGGATCACCGTCAGCGGCACCTGCAACACCCGCGAGACGGTCCTGAAGCGGGACGGCGAGAACGTCGTCACCGACTCCTCCTGCGCCTCGACCAGCGGCAGCTGGTACTCGCCGTACGACGGCGCGACCTGGACCGCAGCGTCCGACCTCGACATCGACCACCTCGTCCCGCTGGCCGAGGCCTGGGACTCCGGCGCGAGCAAGTGGACGACCGCCCAGCGGCAGGCGTTCGCCAACGACCTCACCCGGCCGCAGCTCATCGCCGTGACCGACAACGTCAACCAGGCCAAGGGCGACCAGGACCCGGCCACGTGGATGCCGTCGCGGTCGGCGTACGTGTGCACGTACGTGCGGGCGTGGGTGCAGGTGAAGTACTACTACGGCCTGTCGGTGGACTCGGCCGAGAAGAGCGCGCTGACGAACTACCTGGCGAGCTGCTGA